The Papaver somniferum cultivar HN1 unplaced genomic scaffold, ASM357369v1 unplaced-scaffold_33, whole genome shotgun sequence genome includes a window with the following:
- the LOC113342095 gene encoding uncharacterized protein LOC113342095 produces MTRSRGLGFSSVLRKTNVTMKMIINAFVGVIVGFLIGFSVNKFDSSLFHSNSHNDDAVINSLSQKPWSSAECQNLTSTDLSQNYGATTKRSLPRNPRGTETLPPGIISSESDLYLRRLWGKPTEDLTLKQKYLVTFTVGYRQKYNIDAAVKKFSDDFTIMLFHYDGLTTEWDEFEWSKRAIHVSAPKQTKWWYAKRFLHPDIVAPYEYIFIWDEDLGLEHFNADKYIKLARKHGLEISQPGLEKTKKFTWPMTRRIVGGEVHKVVEEKPGDCKDHLPPCAAFVEIQAPVFSREAWRCVWHMIQNDLIHGWGIDFSLRRCVEPAHEKIGVVDAQWIIHQGIPTLWNQGKEKFGKKKMVRERCVREWGMFGNRMHDAETNYCEAISVNQRESTNSSSLE; encoded by the exons ATGACTAGATCACGAGGTCTCGGATTCAG TTCGGTGTTACGAAAAACAAATGTGACCATGAAGATGATTATTAACGCTTTTGTTGGAGTTATCGTTGGCTTCTTGATAGGATTTTCTGTAAACAAG TTTGACTCGAGCCTTTTCCATTCCAATAGCCACAATGATGACGCGGTGATTAATAGCTTGTCGCAAAAGCCTTGGTCTTCGGCAGAGTGCCAGAATTTAACTAGCACAGACCTATCTCAAAACTATGGTGCTACCACGAAG AGATCACTTCCACGAAATCCGCGCGGTACAGAAACACTACCCCCAGGCATTATCTCATCAGAGTCAGACTTATATCTCCGCAGATTGTGGGGTAAACCAACAGAG GACTTAACTTTAAAGCAAAAGTATCTTGTAACCTTTACAGTTGGTTACAGACAGAAATACAATATCGATGCAGCAGTTAAAAAG TTCTCGGACGACTTTACAATCATGTTGTTTCACTATGATGGCCTTACTACCGAATGGGATGAGTTTGAATGGTCAAAGAGAGCTATCCATGTGAGTGCCCCAAAGCAAACCAAATG GTGGTATGCAAAGAGGTTCCTGCATCCTGATATTGTGGCACCATATGAGTACATTTTTATTTGGGATGAAGACTTGGGGCTTGAACATTTTAATGCTGATAA GTACATAAAGCTGGCAAGGAAGCATGGACTTGAGATATCACAGCCTGGTTTAGAGAAGACCAAAAAGTTTACATGGCCGATGACAAGGAGAATAGTTGGAGGAGAAGTCCACAA AGTAGTAGAAGAGAAACCAGGGGATTGCAAAGATCATTTGCCACCATGTGCAGC ATTCGTTGAGATTCAGGCTCCTGTGTTTTCTCGAGAGGCCTGGCGTTGTGTGTGGCATATGATTCAG AATGATTTAATACATGGATGGGGTATCGATTTTTCTCTTAGGAGATGTGTAGAG CCTGCTCATGAGAAAATAGGAGTTGTTGATGCTCAATGGATTATTCATCAAGGTATTCCAACGCTTTGGAATCAG GGTAAAgagaaatttgggaagaaaaaaaTG GTAAGAGAAAGGTGTGTTAGAGAATGGGGAATGTTTGGAAATCGAATGCATGACGCGGAGACAAATTACTGTGAAGCAATCTCTGTCAACCAAAGGGAATCCACAAACAGCTCATCATTAGAATGA